One Microbacterium keratanolyticum DNA window includes the following coding sequences:
- a CDS encoding cation:proton antiporter produces MTPNDAALVLIPALAVVAPLLARMLRPLLRVPIVVFELLLGILVGPAVLGWIAPHDVIDTLADFGLAMLFFIAGTEIVFAGIRRATLARASLGWLLSLAAGIGIGLFFAPGEGMVVVGIALSSTALGTLLPILRDTGDLPTPFGVAVTAIGAVGEFLPLVAISIFLSTRTTLTAALVLVGFVVLSIVAIVIARRAPHGQLHGIVRATLHTSEQFGVRFVLMLIAALVVLSLVLDLDMLLGAFVAGIVWRLVMARAPEADGEAIESKVEAIAFGFLVPIFFLSTGVNFDLDALVSDPAVLALVPIFLVALLVIRGAAAQLSAPTGSSVRDRGALGLFAATGLPIIVAVTAIGVEQQMLDSGVAAALVGAGMLSVLLFPVLAMSLRGERVPAAVPQGEL; encoded by the coding sequence GTGACTCCCAACGATGCCGCGCTCGTGCTGATCCCCGCGCTCGCGGTGGTCGCACCACTGCTGGCGCGGATGCTGCGCCCGCTGCTGCGCGTGCCGATCGTCGTGTTCGAGCTCCTCCTCGGCATCCTCGTGGGCCCGGCGGTCCTCGGCTGGATCGCACCGCATGACGTCATCGACACGCTCGCAGACTTCGGGCTCGCGATGCTGTTCTTCATCGCGGGCACCGAGATCGTCTTCGCCGGCATCCGCCGAGCCACACTCGCTCGGGCGTCACTCGGCTGGCTGCTGAGTCTCGCGGCGGGCATCGGGATCGGACTCTTCTTCGCCCCCGGAGAGGGGATGGTCGTCGTCGGCATCGCGCTGAGTTCGACAGCACTCGGCACGCTGCTCCCGATCCTGCGCGACACGGGCGATCTGCCGACCCCCTTCGGTGTGGCGGTCACCGCGATCGGGGCGGTTGGCGAGTTCCTTCCGCTCGTCGCGATCTCGATCTTCCTCAGCACCCGCACAACGCTGACCGCAGCACTCGTGCTCGTCGGATTCGTCGTGCTCTCGATCGTCGCGATCGTGATCGCGCGTCGTGCGCCCCACGGTCAGCTGCACGGGATCGTGCGCGCGACGCTGCACACCTCGGAGCAGTTCGGGGTGCGCTTCGTGCTCATGCTGATCGCCGCGCTGGTGGTGCTCAGCCTCGTGCTCGATCTCGACATGCTGCTGGGCGCCTTCGTGGCGGGGATCGTCTGGCGTCTGGTCATGGCCCGCGCGCCGGAGGCGGATGGCGAGGCGATCGAGAGCAAGGTCGAGGCGATCGCCTTCGGCTTCCTCGTGCCGATCTTCTTCCTCTCCACGGGCGTGAACTTCGACCTCGACGCGCTCGTGAGCGACCCCGCGGTGCTCGCGCTCGTGCCGATCTTCCTGGTCGCTCTGCTCGTGATCCGGGGCGCTGCGGCGCAGCTGTCGGCGCCGACAGGTTCCTCGGTGCGGGATCGGGGCGCGCTCGGGCTCTTCGCGGCCACCGGCCTTCCGATCATCGTGGCGGTCACCGCAATCGGCGTCGAGCAGCAGATGCTGGATTCCGGCGTCGCCGCAGCGCTCGTCGGTGCCGGGATGCTCTCGGTGCTGCTGTTCCCCGTGCTGGCGATGTCGCTGCGCGGCGAGCGGGTTCCCGCCGCCGTACCTCAGGGGGAGCTGTGA
- a CDS encoding glutaminase yields the protein MTTTRTLIADARRILSDVPQEALGVDKISRWRAPRIVRVGAAWHIGVLLIDESRVLATAEVLRAADPGRRGYTAESARARAERRAQALRGGFTAGETVHVGWEEIDVDAVDRGSSSGPLALIDGVPSVRWSSTGGYMPLEGYLRERIALLRGDGL from the coding sequence GTGACGACAACGCGCACACTCATCGCCGACGCCCGCCGCATCCTCTCGGACGTGCCTCAGGAGGCGCTCGGAGTCGACAAGATCTCGCGGTGGCGGGCTCCCCGCATCGTGCGGGTGGGTGCGGCCTGGCACATCGGGGTGCTGCTGATCGACGAGTCCCGGGTGCTGGCCACCGCAGAGGTACTGCGAGCTGCGGACCCCGGACGCCGCGGATACACGGCCGAGTCGGCGCGTGCCAGAGCGGAGCGCCGCGCGCAGGCGCTGCGCGGAGGCTTCACAGCGGGGGAGACGGTGCACGTCGGGTGGGAGGAGATCGACGTGGATGCCGTCGACCGGGGCTCCTCGTCGGGTCCGCTCGCACTCATCGACGGAGTGCCGTCGGTGCGGTGGTCATCGACCGGCGGCTACATGCCGTTGGAGGGCTACCTGCGCGAACGCATCGCGCTGCTGCGCGGCGACGGGCTCTGA
- a CDS encoding glutamine amidotransferase-related protein yields the protein MPPLAYVCVRPELEAATAEHASFQRALGVSTGDLDRIDLLSDELPERALDSYAGFVIGGSPFNVTDAAKSDVQVRVERDLERIARAALDGRTAAFFTCYGIGVVTRMLGGTVGLDTPEPTSASQVSATADAATDPIFGPAGASYSALTAHKEGSRAVPPGAVLLGTNDACPVQAYRVGDRLYATQFHPEPTPRDFADRMHFYRSTGYFDPTAFDAVAAAVLQADVTEPPQLLRRFAQTFAV from the coding sequence ATGCCGCCGCTTGCCTATGTCTGCGTGCGCCCTGAGCTGGAAGCAGCGACGGCCGAGCACGCGTCGTTCCAGCGCGCCCTCGGCGTGAGCACGGGCGACCTCGATCGCATCGACCTGCTGAGCGATGAGCTGCCCGAGCGCGCCCTCGACTCCTACGCCGGATTCGTCATCGGCGGCTCCCCCTTCAACGTCACCGACGCGGCCAAGTCCGACGTGCAGGTGCGCGTCGAACGCGACCTGGAGCGCATCGCGCGAGCGGCGCTCGACGGCCGCACGGCGGCGTTCTTCACCTGCTACGGCATCGGCGTCGTGACCCGCATGCTGGGCGGCACGGTCGGCCTCGACACCCCAGAGCCGACGAGTGCGTCGCAGGTCTCAGCGACGGCGGATGCGGCGACCGACCCGATCTTCGGACCAGCGGGGGCCTCCTATTCGGCCCTCACCGCGCACAAAGAAGGATCTCGCGCCGTGCCTCCCGGTGCGGTGCTGCTCGGCACGAACGACGCGTGTCCGGTGCAGGCGTACCGGGTCGGTGACCGTCTGTATGCGACGCAGTTCCATCCGGAACCAACGCCGCGAGACTTCGCTGATCGCATGCACTTCTACCGTTCGACCGGGTACTTCGACCCCACCGCTTTCGACGCCGTGGCCGCCGCCGTGCTTCAGGCCGATGTCACCGAACCGCCGCAGCTGCTGCGTCGGTTCGCGCAGACGTTCGCCGTGTGA
- a CDS encoding LysR substrate-binding domain-containing protein: MASSGNRPRRSGRPPARKSGAGSPKKAGGGRSGKSPSGSRAKAPAKKAPVVFDQRPDVVEEEPRVFRLGIVPGATVGRWVDTWKQRMPHVAIEIVELSAQAQEQAFADERIDAALVRLPLTDPELQVIPLYEELPVVVASAESHLMAAEELDIADLAGEVVLTTHEDVLGPLDLPGTRPSTVQPLNTTQDAIATVAAGVGIVVVPMSLARLHHRKDAGYRVLRGGPRAPVGFAWPAARTTADVETFIGIIRGRTANSSR; this comes from the coding sequence ATGGCCAGCTCCGGAAACCGACCGCGCCGCTCGGGGCGACCTCCTGCGCGGAAGTCGGGCGCAGGCAGCCCCAAGAAGGCCGGGGGCGGCCGATCCGGGAAGAGTCCGTCAGGCTCGCGCGCGAAGGCGCCCGCAAAGAAGGCGCCTGTCGTCTTCGATCAGCGCCCGGACGTGGTCGAAGAGGAGCCGCGCGTTTTCCGTCTGGGCATCGTGCCCGGAGCCACGGTCGGCCGCTGGGTCGACACCTGGAAGCAGCGGATGCCGCACGTCGCGATCGAGATCGTCGAGCTGAGCGCGCAGGCGCAGGAGCAGGCGTTCGCCGATGAACGGATCGATGCGGCGCTCGTCCGTCTTCCGCTGACGGATCCCGAGCTCCAGGTCATCCCGCTGTACGAGGAGCTTCCTGTCGTCGTCGCCTCGGCCGAGTCTCACCTCATGGCGGCCGAGGAACTCGACATCGCCGACCTCGCGGGTGAAGTCGTGCTGACGACACACGAGGACGTGCTCGGGCCGCTGGATCTTCCCGGCACGCGGCCGAGCACCGTGCAGCCCCTGAACACCACGCAGGATGCGATCGCGACGGTCGCCGCCGGGGTCGGCATCGTGGTCGTGCCGATGTCGCTCGCCCGACTGCATCACCGCAAGGACGCCGGGTACCGAGTGCTGCGCGGTGGTCCCCGCGCCCCCGTCGGCTTCGCGTGGCCTGCGGCACGGACGACAGCGGATGTCGAGACGTTCATCGGCATCATCCGCGGACGCACCGCGAACTCGTCGCGCTGA
- a CDS encoding transferase: protein MGKNYIDIEDDRGDVLRYRKHANGRGFIAHGAKVHPQAVVEAGAYVEPGAKIGAHAFIGRGAWIEPNAAVGVGARVEAHARIGEGAVIADGAHVGVRTDVGAGARIARGARIGDDETVPAGAAIATDRRGLWLAA, encoded by the coding sequence GTGGGTAAGAACTACATCGACATCGAAGACGACCGCGGCGACGTGCTGCGATACCGCAAACACGCCAACGGGCGTGGCTTCATCGCGCACGGTGCCAAGGTGCACCCGCAGGCGGTTGTCGAAGCAGGCGCCTATGTCGAACCGGGCGCCAAGATCGGCGCGCACGCATTCATCGGACGCGGTGCCTGGATCGAACCGAACGCGGCCGTCGGCGTCGGCGCACGCGTCGAAGCGCACGCGCGCATCGGCGAGGGCGCAGTGATCGCGGATGGCGCGCACGTCGGTGTCCGCACGGACGTCGGTGCAGGAGCGCGCATCGCCCGCGGTGCGCGCATCGGAGACGACGAGACCGTGCCGGCGGGTGCCGCGATCGCGACGGACCGTCGCGGGCTCTGGCTCGCCGCCTGA